The following are encoded in a window of Rosa chinensis cultivar Old Blush chromosome 4, RchiOBHm-V2, whole genome shotgun sequence genomic DNA:
- the LOC112199322 gene encoding protein FAR1-RELATED SEQUENCE 5-like — translation MDTISDKDEELIVLGHEVTKNIVYINNELLSGSEVAFPDEDEFGLQGYDEFSLLCENGIDLQGEEQDDLVSEEEDDLVSEDEVDVQTEETFQCNDSSLSSNEDKEKKEELYIGMEFSSDESAYKAYAKYGGKSGFNVRKQRKKRNNKGLVVRLLYCCSKEGYRKTRTKRETSYSLPVTRVGCKAHMSCYRQSNGKFKIVSFETNHNHELIKTPMKHMLKINRSFSKAQKEHADDAEMSGISAKATVELMSREVGGRENLGFMEKDYRNYIHRKRRVKMEKGDAGAILQYFQKKKEDNSSSFYSMQLDEDNMITNIFWADERSVSDYGLFGDVVCFDTTYQTNEYGRPFAPFVGVNHHKKTVVFGAALLYDETIESFTWLFETFLGAMSGKQPKTILTDQSAAMASAIAEVFPVTYHRLCVWHIYQNAAKRLSRVFHGSEQFAHDFGKCVYDYEDEDDWLLAWSNMLEKHNLKEDKWLKNLFDLRKKWALVYGRHTFTADMMSTQRSESMNNILKKYLKPSYDLLCFFEHYERVLADRRYEELIADFKMMQTSPVLSANVEMLQHAEEVYTPEAFRLFQQQYTSIGDYVANKVSKSEMKYEYKVSYRGVAREHLVKFDASEQTITCSCMKFNFVGILYRHALKVLDRKNVRRIPPTCILNLWSKEAKARSITCYHGPKTNENLKQSIGKRYSHLCRNYREIASFAAEHEELTTYADEYAIELLKNLEEKKKKLLKEDAWVIQTSDVGALEGEVSNARGVKRKATVGRPRGHHGRFKGVLEGKNCKATFKSSTSVASKAAKKQLSFQDSIPISDNCEQQEVNEYEVPMLDFATQESNLSTGTQVSIYGTSVTLQDGFSFTQMLQEISMNHANSSQSNEEGKKQLGS, via the exons ATGGATACCATCTCTGACAAGGATGAAGAACTGATTGTGCTTGGACATGAG GTTACAAAGAATATAGTATATATAAATAATGAGCTGTTAAGTGGTAGTGAAGTTGCTTTTCCAGATGAGGATGAATTCGGTTTGCAAGGTTATGACGAGTTCAGTTTGCTgtgtgagaatggaattgatTTGCAAGGTGAGGAACAAGATGATTTAGTaagtgaggaagaagatgatttagTAAGTGAGGATGAAGTTGATGTGCAAACTGAGGAGACTTTTCAATGTAATGATTCTTCTTTAAGTTCAAATGAAgacaaagagaagaaagaagaactatATATCGGAATGGAGTTTAGTTCTGATGAGAGCGCGTATAAAGCTTATGCTAAATATGGAGGAAAATCTGGTTTCAATGTGAGAAAACAACGAAAGAAGAGAAACAACAAGGGTTTGGTTGTAAGGTTGCTTTATTGTTGCTCAAAAGAAGGTTACCGAAAGACCAGAACAAAGAGGGAAACATCTTATTCATTACCAGTTACAAGGGTCGGTTGTAAAGCCCATATGAGTTGCTATCGTCAAAGCAACGGAAAATTCAAGATTGTGTCGTTTGAGACAAATCACAATCATGAGTTGATTAAAACACCTATGAAGCATATGTTAAAGATTAATCGAAGTTTCTCTAAAGCTCAAAAAGAACATGCTGATGATGCTGAGATGTCAGGAATTTCAGCAAAAGCAACAGTTGAATTGATGAGTAGAGAAGTTGGGGGACGAGAGAATCTTGGTTTTATGGAAAAGGACTATCGGAATTACATACATCGAAAGCGAAGGGTGAAGATGGAAAAAGGAGATGCTGGAGCTATATTGCAATActtccaaaaaaagaaagaggataATTCATCTTCTTTTTATTCAATGCAACTTGATGAGGACAATATGATCACGAATATTTTTTGGGCAGATGAGCGTTCAGTAAGTGATTATGGTCTTTTTGGGGACGTCGTTTGTTTTGACACAACTTATCAGACTAATGAATATGGTAGACCATTTGCTCCATTTGTTGGGGTCAATCATCATAAGAAAACAGTGGTATTTGGTGCAGCTTTATTATATGATGAAACCATTGAGTCCTTTACGTGGCTTTTTGAGACTTTTCTTGGAGCGATGTCTGGAAAGCAACCAAAAACCATACTTACAGACCAATCTGCAGCAATGGCTAGTGCAATAGCAGAAGTATTTCCTGTAACTTATCATAGACTATGTGTTTGGCATATTTACCAAAATGCTGCAAAGAGGTTAAGTCGTGTGTTTCACGGATCAGAACAGTTTGCTCATGATTTTGGAAAGTGTGTATATGACtatgaggatgaagatgattggtTATTGGCATGGAGTAATATGCTCGAGAAACACAATTTGAAGGAGGATAAATGGTTAAAGAATTTGTTTGATTTGAGAAAAAAATGGGCATTGGTATATGGACGGCATACTTTTACTGCAGATATGATGAGTACACAACGTAGTGAAAGTATGaataatattttgaaaaaaTACTTGAAGCCTAGTTATGACCTGTTGTGCTTCTTTGAACACTATGAGAGAGTTTTGGCTGATCGACGATATGAAGAATTAATTGCTGACTTCAAGATGATGCAAACCTCTCCTGTGTTATCTGCTAACGTAGAGATGTTGCAACATGCAGAGGAGGTGTATACCCCAGAAGCTTTTAGACTCTTCCAGCAACAATACACAAGTATTGGTGATTATGTTGCTAATAAAGTTAGCAAGTCTGAGATGAAATATGAATACAAAGTATCTTATCGTGGTGTTGCTCGAGAGCATTTGGTAAAATTTGATGCTTCAGAGCAAACAATAACTTGTAGTTGCATGAAGTTTAATTTTGTTGGGATTTTATACCGTCATGCATTGAAAGTGTTGGATAGGAAGAACGTGAGAAGAATCCCTCCTACTTGCATATTAAATCTATGGAGTAAAGAAGCTAAGGCAAGAAGCATCACTTGTTATCATGGACCAAAGACTAATGAAAATCTCAAGCAGTCGATTGGAAAGCGGTACAGCCATTTGTGTCGTAATTATCGTGAGATTGCATCCTTTGCCGCAGAACATGAGGAATTAACAACGTATGCAGATGAATATGCCATCGAGTTGCTTaaaaatttggaagaaaagaagaagaaacttttGAAAGAAGATGCATGGGTGATTCAAACTTCAGATGTTGGAGCTTTGGAAGGTGAAGTATCAAATGCACGTGGAGTTAAAAGAAAAGCTACTGTTGGACGACCACGCGGTCATCATGGTAGATTTAAAGGTGTTCTTGAAGGGAAAAATTGTAAAGCCACATTTAAATCGTCAACATCTGTAGCAAGTAAAGCCGCAAAGAAACAACTATCCTTCCAG GATTCTATTCCTATTAGTGACAATTGCGAGCAACAAGAAGTCAATGAATATGAAGTTCCAATGCTTGATTTTGCAACTCAA GAATCCAATCTTAGCACTGGTACCCAAGTATCAATTTATGGTACAAGTGTAACTTTGCAAGATGGCTTTTCTTTCACTCAAATGCTCCAG GAAATTTCAATGAATCATGCTAATTCTTCACAAAGTAATGAAGAAGGCAAAAAGCAGCTGGGAAGTTGA